The following coding sequences are from one Megamonas funiformis window:
- a CDS encoding saccharopine dehydrogenase family protein: MGKALIIGCGGVASVTIHKCCQNSDVFEEICIASRTKSKCDALKEKLSGGKTKITTAQVDADDVNQLINLINEFKPDVVINLALPYQDLTIMDACLATKVHYVDTANYEPLDTAKFEYKWQWAYRERFEKAGITALLGSGFDPGVTGVFSAYAMKHHFDEINYIDILDCNAGDHGYPFATNFNPEINIREVSANGSYWEDGKWVETKPMEIKRVYNFPEIGEKDMYLLHHEELESLGLNIKGIKRIRFFMTFGQSYLTHLKCLENVGMTSIEPIEFEGHKIVPLQFLKAVLPDPASLGPRTVGKTNIGCIFQGKKDGKDKTYYLYNVCDHQECYKEVGSQAISYTTGVPAMIGAMLIMNGTWKKPGVYNIEEFDPDPFMDALNKWGLPWKESFNPDLVE; the protein is encoded by the coding sequence ATGGGTAAAGCTCTAATTATTGGTTGTGGTGGTGTAGCAAGTGTTACTATCCATAAATGTTGTCAAAATAGTGATGTATTCGAAGAAATCTGTATTGCTAGCCGTACAAAAAGCAAATGTGATGCTTTAAAAGAAAAATTAAGCGGTGGCAAAACAAAAATTACTACAGCTCAAGTAGATGCTGATGATGTAAATCAACTTATTAACTTAATCAATGAATTCAAACCAGATGTAGTAATCAACTTAGCTCTTCCATATCAAGATTTAACAATTATGGACGCTTGTCTTGCTACTAAAGTTCATTATGTGGATACTGCAAATTATGAACCATTAGATACTGCTAAATTTGAATATAAATGGCAGTGGGCTTATCGTGAACGCTTTGAAAAAGCTGGAATTACTGCACTTTTAGGCAGTGGTTTTGACCCAGGTGTAACAGGCGTATTCTCTGCTTATGCAATGAAACATCATTTTGATGAAATTAACTATATTGATATCTTGGATTGTAATGCAGGTGATCATGGATATCCATTTGCTACAAACTTCAATCCTGAAATCAATATCCGTGAAGTTTCTGCTAATGGTAGCTACTGGGAAGATGGTAAATGGGTAGAAACTAAACCTATGGAAATAAAACGCGTGTACAATTTCCCAGAAATTGGCGAAAAAGACATGTATTTACTTCACCATGAAGAACTTGAATCCTTAGGCTTAAATATTAAAGGTATTAAACGTATTCGTTTCTTCATGACTTTTGGTCAGTCTTATTTAACTCATTTAAAATGTTTAGAAAATGTAGGTATGACTTCTATCGAACCTATCGAATTTGAAGGTCATAAAATCGTGCCACTTCAATTCTTAAAAGCTGTACTTCCAGATCCAGCTAGCCTTGGCCCTCGTACAGTAGGTAAAACAAATATCGGCTGTATCTTCCAAGGTAAAAAAGATGGCAAAGATAAAACATATTATTTATACAATGTTTGCGATCATCAAGAATGCTACAAAGAAGTTGGCTCTCAAGCAATCTCTTATACAACTGGTGTTCCAGCAATGATTGGTGCAATGCTCATCATGAACGGCACATGGAAAAAACCAGGCGTATATAATATTGAAGAATTTGATCCAGATCCATTTATGGACGCTCTTAATAAATGGGGTCTTCCATGGAAAGAAAGCTTCAACCCTGATTTAGTAGAATAA
- a CDS encoding YitT family protein — translation MRHMSELANTHIWRYLKILIGSLIAGLGYSTFIIPAKLLASGLSGIAVIVYYMIDLPIGLQLIVYNIPIVYLAYRVFGKLYAIDTIIGTVMLSVAIDATSFIGNYHLVEDPILNSVFGGVLVGIGCGIVFRANSNGGGFDVLGAVIKKYYSLDLGTVVFGFNLIIILVGIVLFNVSIGLYTLINMYIVGEITNKVVAGFNRKKLVIIISPFSEIIGWTIIQHIGRGVTFLNGEGAYSHKNQKVIFAVVNLTQVSKVKLIVNAIDPTAFMIITDTSEVAGRGFTIKMPEKHSSKDLTE, via the coding sequence ATGAGACATATGTCAGAATTAGCAAACACACATATTTGGCGTTACTTAAAAATCTTAATTGGCTCGTTAATTGCAGGTTTAGGTTATAGTACGTTTATTATTCCTGCGAAGTTGCTTGCTAGTGGACTCAGTGGTATTGCTGTTATTGTTTACTATATGATTGATTTACCGATTGGTTTACAATTAATAGTATATAATATCCCAATTGTATATTTAGCATATAGAGTTTTTGGTAAATTATATGCGATTGATACGATTATTGGAACAGTAATGTTATCCGTAGCTATTGATGCTACAAGTTTTATTGGAAACTATCACCTGGTAGAAGACCCTATACTTAATTCTGTTTTTGGTGGTGTACTTGTAGGTATAGGTTGTGGTATTGTATTTAGAGCCAACTCTAATGGTGGTGGCTTTGATGTATTAGGTGCTGTTATCAAAAAATATTACTCCCTTGATTTAGGAACAGTAGTATTTGGTTTTAACTTGATTATTATTTTAGTAGGTATAGTATTGTTCAATGTTTCTATTGGTTTATATACTTTAATTAATATGTATATTGTTGGTGAAATCACTAATAAAGTAGTAGCTGGTTTCAATCGCAAAAAATTAGTAATAATCATATCACCATTTTCAGAAATTATTGGTTGGACTATTATTCAACATATTGGACGTGGCGTTACATTTTTAAATGGGGAAGGCGCATATAGTCATAAAAATCAAAAGGTAATTTTTGCAGTGGTGAATTTGACACAGGTAAGCAAGGTAAAACTCATAGTGAATGCTATAGACCCGACAGCTTTTATGATTATTACAGATACATCAGAAGTTGCTGGACGAGGTTTTACTATAAAGATGCCGGAAAAACATTCGAGCAAGGATTTAACTGAATAA
- a CDS encoding aminotransferase class I/II-fold pyridoxal phosphate-dependent enzyme, whose protein sequence is MRVVPFDVPGHKRGRGNKALLNFLGEKCLSVDVNSMKPLDNLCHPVSVIKEAEELAADAFGAEHAFFMVGGTTSAVQTMILTACKRGDKIILPRNVHRSAINAMILCGAIPIYINPQMDKQLGISLGMSVEEVKKAIRENPDAKAVLVNNPTYYGICSNLKEIIKVAHEHNMLVLADEAHGTHFYFNKRLPIAAIHAGADMAAVSMHKSGGSLTQSSFLLTGKNVKAGYVHQIINLTQTTSGSYLLMSSLDISRSNLAVHGSEIFDFVIDLVDYARQEINNIGDYYAYADEKINGDSVFDFDTTKLAIYTLPVGLAGIEVYDLLRDEYDIQAEFGDIGNLLAYVSVGDRAKDIERLVSALAEIRRNYKKDHKGMLEAEYISPKVMCGPQDAFYSEKVSLPLDESCGKVCSEFVMCYPPGIPILAPGELITPEILEYIHYAKDKGCSMTGPEDMEIKRLNVIKE, encoded by the coding sequence ATGCGTGTAGTACCTTTTGATGTTCCAGGACATAAAAGAGGTAGAGGAAATAAAGCTTTATTAAATTTTTTAGGCGAAAAATGTTTATCTGTAGATGTAAATTCAATGAAACCATTAGACAATTTATGTCACCCAGTTTCTGTAATCAAAGAAGCTGAGGAATTAGCAGCAGATGCTTTTGGAGCAGAGCATGCCTTTTTTATGGTAGGTGGAACTACGTCAGCTGTACAAACGATGATTTTAACAGCTTGTAAGCGTGGTGATAAGATTATTTTACCGCGAAATGTCCACCGCAGTGCTATAAATGCGATGATTTTGTGTGGAGCTATTCCAATATATATTAATCCGCAGATGGATAAACAACTTGGTATATCACTCGGTATGTCAGTTGAGGAAGTAAAAAAAGCTATAAGAGAAAATCCAGATGCTAAAGCAGTTTTAGTAAATAATCCAACATATTATGGTATTTGTTCTAATTTAAAAGAAATTATAAAAGTAGCCCATGAACATAATATGTTAGTTTTGGCTGATGAAGCACATGGAACACATTTTTATTTTAATAAACGATTACCTATAGCAGCTATTCATGCGGGAGCTGATATGGCAGCTGTAAGTATGCATAAATCAGGTGGCTCACTTACACAAAGTTCATTTTTGCTCACTGGTAAAAATGTAAAAGCAGGTTATGTTCATCAGATTATAAATTTGACACAAACTACAAGTGGTTCATATTTATTGATGTCTAGCCTTGATATTTCTCGTTCTAATTTAGCCGTACATGGCAGCGAAATCTTTGATTTTGTTATAGATTTAGTAGATTATGCACGACAAGAAATCAATAATATCGGTGATTATTATGCTTATGCAGATGAAAAGATAAATGGCGATAGTGTTTTTGATTTTGATACCACTAAATTAGCTATTTATACATTACCTGTAGGTCTTGCTGGTATTGAAGTATATGATTTATTGCGTGATGAATACGATATTCAAGCAGAATTTGGAGATATCGGCAATCTACTTGCTTATGTATCTGTTGGCGATAGAGCAAAAGATATTGAACGCTTAGTAAGTGCGTTAGCAGAAATTCGCAGAAATTATAAAAAAGACCATAAGGGCATGTTAGAAGCTGAATATATCAGCCCTAAAGTAATGTGTGGACCACAAGATGCCTTTTATAGTGAAAAAGTATCTTTACCATTAGATGAAAGCTGTGGTAAAGTATGCAGTGAATTTGTAATGTGTTATCCTCCTGGAATACCGATTTTGGCACCAGGGGAATTAATTACACCAGAGATTTTAGAATATATTCACTATGCTAAAGATAAAGGCTGTTCCATGACAGGCCCTGAAGATATGGAAATAAAACGTTTAAATGTAATTAAGGAGTGA
- the rpmB gene encoding 50S ribosomal protein L28: MANVCEICAKGERAGMNVSHSHLKTKRTWKPNIQRVRAVVDGEVKRVNVCTSCMRSGKIQRA, from the coding sequence ATGGCAAATGTTTGCGAAATCTGCGCTAAAGGTGAAAGAGCAGGAATGAATGTAAGCCATTCTCATTTAAAAACTAAACGCACTTGGAAACCAAACATTCAGCGTGTACGTGCTGTAGTTGACGGTGAAGTTAAACGTGTTAATGTTTGCACTAGCTGCATGCGTTCTGGTAAAATCCAGCGTGCTTAA
- the speD gene encoding adenosylmethionine decarboxylase: MSEKLKLYGFNNLTKSLSFNIYDVCYAKTPREQRDYIKYIDEQYNSERLTKILTNVAEMIGARVLNVSSQDYDPQGASVTILLADENMRLAKNDEVEDCVSSKTVLGHLDKSHITVHTYPEYHPETSIATFRVDIDVSTCGEITPLSTLDYLIGNFDSDIITMDYRVRGFTRDVSGRKLFMDHKITSIQDYIMPDTLLNYDAMDINVYQANLFHTRMLIKEPELSNYLFNTDIYEIPPKTRLEISNRLRREMLEIFSGTNVF, encoded by the coding sequence GTGTCCGAAAAATTAAAACTATATGGATTTAATAATTTGACAAAGTCTTTAAGCTTTAATATTTACGATGTTTGCTATGCCAAAACACCAAGGGAACAGCGTGATTATATAAAATATATAGATGAACAATATAATTCAGAGCGTTTGACAAAGATTTTAACAAATGTAGCAGAAATGATAGGAGCTAGAGTGCTTAATGTTTCTAGTCAAGATTATGATCCGCAAGGAGCCAGTGTAACTATTCTCTTGGCAGATGAAAATATGCGTTTGGCAAAAAATGATGAAGTGGAAGATTGTGTGAGTAGTAAGACTGTTTTAGGTCATTTGGATAAAAGTCATATCACTGTGCATACGTATCCAGAATATCATCCAGAAACAAGTATTGCTACATTTAGAGTGGATATAGATGTTTCTACTTGTGGAGAGATTACTCCGCTTAGTACACTTGATTATTTAATTGGAAATTTTGATTCTGATATCATAACGATGGATTATCGTGTACGAGGTTTTACTCGTGATGTCAGTGGTAGAAAGTTATTTATGGACCATAAAATAACATCTATTCAAGATTATATTATGCCAGATACTTTATTGAATTATGATGCAATGGATATAAATGTGTATCAGGCTAATTTATTTCATACAAGAATGTTGATTAAAGAACCAGAATTAAGTAATTACTTATTTAATACTGATATTTATGAAATACCACCAAAAACTAGATTGGAAATAAGCAATCGTTTGCGTCGTGAGATGTTAGAGATTTTTAGTGGTACAAATGTTTTTTGA
- the speB gene encoding agmatinase, protein MLKKNIETFLGCDREYDEAKIVLFGAPFDSTTSYRPGTRFASRTMRAESYGLETFSPYLDLDLEDAYVFDGGDLELPFGSVENALKDIEDFTRQIVNDGKIPLMIGGEHLVTLGSVRAVAEKYDDLHVIHFDAHADLRDDYLGAKLSHATVLHRVWDIVGDNKIYQFGIRSGERAEFAWGKEHVQTRRFDFVGLEDVVEKLKGKSVYFTVDLDVLDAAVFPGTGTPEAGGVSFDELRRAMNLVANKCNVVGCDMVELSPPYDQSGISTATALKLLREYLLALDYNINNK, encoded by the coding sequence ATGTTGAAAAAAAACATTGAGACATTTTTAGGTTGTGATAGAGAATATGATGAAGCGAAAATAGTTTTATTTGGCGCACCATTTGACTCTACAACTTCATATAGACCAGGGACTCGTTTTGCTAGTCGTACTATGAGAGCAGAGTCATATGGTCTTGAAACTTTTAGCCCATATCTTGATTTAGATTTAGAAGATGCCTATGTTTTTGATGGCGGAGATTTAGAACTTCCTTTTGGCAGTGTGGAAAATGCACTAAAAGATATTGAAGATTTTACACGTCAGATTGTAAATGATGGTAAAATTCCACTTATGATTGGTGGCGAACATTTAGTTACTTTAGGCAGTGTACGTGCTGTAGCCGAAAAATATGATGATTTGCATGTCATTCATTTTGATGCACATGCTGACCTTCGTGATGATTATTTAGGAGCTAAATTATCTCATGCTACAGTGCTTCATCGTGTATGGGATATCGTTGGCGATAATAAAATTTATCAATTTGGTATCAGAAGTGGTGAACGTGCTGAATTTGCTTGGGGCAAAGAGCATGTACAGACTAGACGTTTTGATTTTGTAGGGTTAGAAGATGTTGTAGAAAAATTAAAAGGAAAATCTGTTTATTTTACAGTGGATTTAGATGTATTAGATGCAGCTGTATTCCCTGGAACTGGTACACCAGAAGCAGGTGGAGTATCTTTTGATGAACTTCGTCGTGCAATGAATTTAGTAGCTAATAAATGCAATGTAGTAGGCTGTGATATGGTAGAATTATCTCCACCATATGACCAAAGTGGTATCTCTACAGCTACTGCTTTAAAATTACTACGTGAATATTTATTGGCTTTAGATTATAATATAAATAATAAATAA
- the speE gene encoding polyamine aminopropyltransferase produces the protein MDLWFSELHTPYVKFSIQIDKQLHSEQTEFQRIDIFESKEFGRMMVLDGYVMLTEKDEFIYHEMIVHVPMAVHPNPKRVLIIGGGDGGTARELLRYKNVESVDLVEIDERVVNISRKYLPQTACSFDDERLHCYFEDGLKFIRHCNNEYDLIIVDSTDPFGPGEGLFTKEFYGNCYKALKEDGIMVNQHESPFYDEDAFAMQRAHQRIVKSFPISRVYQAHIPTYPSGHWLFGFASKKYHPVLDFDAKRWNALGLKTRYYNANLHNASFALPNYVEELMEDVEKKH, from the coding sequence ATGGATTTATGGTTCAGTGAATTACATACACCGTATGTAAAGTTTTCTATTCAGATTGATAAACAACTTCATTCTGAACAGACTGAGTTTCAGCGTATAGATATTTTTGAGTCTAAAGAATTTGGTCGCATGATGGTATTAGATGGCTATGTAATGCTAACTGAAAAAGATGAATTCATTTATCATGAAATGATAGTGCATGTACCTATGGCAGTACATCCTAATCCAAAGAGAGTACTCATTATTGGCGGTGGCGATGGTGGTACTGCTCGTGAATTATTGCGTTATAAAAATGTAGAGTCAGTGGATTTAGTAGAAATTGATGAGCGTGTTGTGAATATTTCTCGTAAATACTTACCACAGACAGCTTGCAGTTTTGATGATGAACGTTTGCATTGTTATTTTGAAGATGGTTTGAAATTCATTCGCCATTGTAATAATGAATATGATTTAATCATCGTTGATTCTACAGACCCATTTGGCCCTGGGGAAGGTTTATTCACTAAGGAATTTTATGGAAATTGCTATAAAGCATTAAAAGAAGATGGCATTATGGTAAATCAGCATGAAAGTCCATTTTATGATGAAGATGCTTTTGCTATGCAACGCGCACATCAACGTATTGTAAAATCTTTCCCTATAAGTAGAGTATATCAAGCGCATATCCCTACTTATCCATCAGGTCATTGGTTATTTGGCTTTGCGTCCAAAAAGTATCACCCAGTTTTAGATTTTGATGCTAAAAGATGGAATGCTTTAGGTTTGAAAACTCGCTATTATAATGCGAACTTACACAATGCATCATTTGCATTACCAAATTATGTGGAGGAATTAATGGAAGATGTTGAAAAAAAACATTGA
- a CDS encoding aminotransferase class I/II-fold pyridoxal phosphate-dependent enzyme encodes MAFSEKIIETRQKALALCKEYFARPDEIAEFNTLKILDAMRKVKVSEAHFNTTSGYAYDDIGRNKIEELYAEVFKAEAALVRTQFVSGTHALATVLFGILRPGDQLIYITGTPYDTMQTVIGYATDSPGSLKEFGILYDEVPLKDGCVDFNVAKEKITTKTKMVVIQRSCGYMMRPSLSVDEIGEICKFVKEINPNCICYIDNCYGEFTDTKEPIEVGADIIAGSLIKNPGGGIAPTGGYIVGRKDLVELASYRMTSPGMGAELGASLANNRLLFQGLFLAPHVVAQAVKSAIFAAAFFDLLGFKTLPAPDTKRNDIIQAIEMGSKEKLVAFCQGIQKYSPVDSYAAPEPWDMPGYEDQVIMAAGTFVQGASIELSADGPIREPYNVYLQGALTFEHSLVAIMGAGQAVEDLNK; translated from the coding sequence ATGGCATTTTCTGAAAAAATTATTGAAACTAGACAAAAAGCTTTAGCTTTATGTAAAGAATATTTTGCTCGTCCTGATGAAATAGCAGAATTTAATACTTTAAAAATTCTTGATGCTATGAGAAAAGTAAAAGTGTCTGAAGCACATTTTAATACAACATCTGGATATGCTTATGATGATATTGGTAGAAATAAAATTGAAGAATTATATGCAGAAGTCTTCAAAGCAGAAGCGGCTTTAGTGCGTACACAATTTGTATCTGGTACACATGCTTTAGCTACTGTTTTATTTGGTATATTGCGTCCTGGTGATCAATTGATATATATTACAGGAACACCATATGATACTATGCAAACAGTAATTGGTTATGCAACAGATAGCCCAGGTTCATTAAAAGAATTTGGTATTTTATATGATGAAGTGCCATTAAAAGATGGTTGTGTTGATTTTAATGTAGCTAAAGAAAAAATTACTACAAAAACTAAAATGGTAGTTATTCAGCGTTCTTGTGGCTATATGATGCGTCCAAGTTTAAGCGTAGATGAAATTGGTGAAATTTGCAAATTCGTCAAAGAAATCAATCCTAATTGTATTTGTTATATAGATAATTGCTATGGTGAATTTACAGATACAAAAGAACCTATTGAAGTAGGCGCTGATATTATTGCTGGTTCTTTAATTAAAAATCCAGGTGGCGGTATTGCTCCAACAGGTGGATATATTGTAGGTAGAAAAGATTTAGTAGAACTTGCTTCTTATCGCATGACTTCTCCTGGTATGGGAGCAGAACTTGGTGCTTCTCTTGCAAATAACCGCTTGTTATTCCAAGGATTATTTTTAGCACCACATGTTGTCGCTCAAGCTGTAAAATCTGCGATTTTTGCTGCTGCATTTTTTGATTTATTAGGATTTAAAACATTACCTGCACCAGATACAAAAAGAAATGATATTATTCAAGCTATTGAAATGGGTAGCAAAGAAAAATTAGTTGCTTTTTGTCAAGGTATTCAAAAATATTCTCCAGTTGATTCTTATGCAGCTCCAGAACCATGGGATATGCCAGGCTATGAAGATCAAGTTATCATGGCAGCTGGTACTTTTGTACAAGGAGCTTCTATTGAACTTAGTGCAGATGGTCCTATTCGTGAACCATATAATGTATATCTTCAAGGCGCATTGACTTTTGAACATTCTTTAGTTGCTATTATGGGTGCAGGTCAAGCAGTAGAAGATTTAAATAAATAA